The nucleotide window AACGCAGCATCAGACATTAGCTGTGTTGAAGTTTGCTTAGGATATACACCACATAGTGTCATGTGCTATGTTCCTTTAACATGCTACTTAGAGCTTAATTACTACTCTGAACCACTCATAAATAATGTGACCACTGCACGCACAGTGTTCCAATGACGGTAATTTGATTGATTCGTTCATTTATTTGCTGAAGGCATAACATAATAAAGTAATTAGCAATGTCCCCAGGCCTCTGGCAATGAGCAGAGCTTTCTGTAGAGGACAGGAatagtctcttttttttctctcctacAAAGCCCAGCAATGACAGCTGATTAATCACGGTTATGACTTCTCTGCTGAGAGAGCTCCAAATATCATGCCAAGTAAAgtttataaaattgtaattgtttCTGCTAGAGGCATTCTGTCTGTCATTTGAAGAAAATTCCTGAATAAGATTCAGATTTACTGCTTACATGTAACCATGTTATCCAGTTATTCATTTTCGAGCGTTACGTAGTGTGTGAATATGAATGATAGGAAAGGTTTGACTGAGAGAAATGGAAGTCTAGACCCAGCAACTAGTCATGGGATTTTAAGAGTGCTTTTCCTGGCTACACAATATATTGCTTCAGGCTGACATCCTGGTGCAGTGAATAGTGTTGCTGTCTCACACCTCTAGGTTTCCCAGTTTCACTGTAAGCTCGGCTTGctgtttgtgtgcagttttacaTGTTCTCCCCATATCCACACAGGTTACCTCCAGTTATGCAAGTATGTGGTGTGGCTCATCTAAATTGTCCCTAGGTTTGAAAAAAGCCTCGTTTATTCACAAATTGTTTTGTTGAATAATTTTGCTAGAAGGCTTGAAATTAAACAACCTTAAAATTAAAGCATAAGGTGTCCACATTATTGGTTAATTTCTGGAACTTTTCTCATGACCTGCCCAGCAAATTCTCTATAACCTGGCACATCTGCTCATTAGGATTTTAATGAGTGCTTTTAGGGTCCGTTATGTCACCAGCTCAGCAGTTTTGGAGTTTTCAGATAATTAGAGGGCAGGTTATCAAGAGTACAAAACCAAACTGCTCTATGGATAATGCATCATGCTTCTCTTCTTTTAATCTGATTTATTCTGGAAACTGTTGGTATCATTTTAGATTGGATATTTTGTGTAAGGAAAACCCCTCACACCTACAGTGGACCATAGCCCTGGGCCCTGTGTGTAGCTGAAACTGGCCTGAACATGCTGAGCAAGCGTTCCAAACCCAAAtggaataaaatgataaattgaTTGCATGCTGCCTTAATGGATCCAGCCTTTTCTGTGGTGGTTTCTATCTCCCCATCGCTTTCTCCACAGTATTTCTTTTCTATTAAAGCTCTCTAGAGGCTTGTCAAGAGAATTGCTGTGAGCAGGATGTGACCCATAAAAGCACCATCACAGAtgcagattaaaaaatattagcTTTGTGAGTATTTCCTATTCCAATATTCATGTTTCATTCAATCTCTGTGAATATGCCTACCTCGGATGTTCCTCTTGGGCTGGAATACGCCAGAAGAATCTGGTCTTGGTCACCAGGATGTGGGTGAAAAAAGACTGAAAAGGTTTGTGTTGAACTACACGAGCTGCATGAATCTTATttcataaatgaatataaacataACATCGAGTTGTAGTTTATACAAATTGACTGAACCCTGATTAACAATCATTTCATGAAATATTGAACAAAATCAAATCCTGCTCTTTTTCAAGTGcaatgaaaatgttttctgaaaCATATCTCCACATTCACAACGAAAGGAAACTCATGCCACATATTAATATGACGTCCAAAAGTGTTAAACCACTtaatgttaaaacatttaatagtaATCAGTAATAATATACGCtgattttaaatattcaaaattgTTTACCCAAAACAATTTGGACTATTTTCAGTATTAAGTCGAATTCTGTGAAGCCCACATTTACAGAGATTCcagtttatgaataatttataataaaaaccgatgtgctcatattttatttattatttcaaactGTCAGCTTATAGTCTGTCATTTATTTGAGTCTGGATATCGGTCAGCCAGAAACACACGTGTATTACATTTTAGACAGCTTGCTTCTTCTGCACAATTCttgcattgtcttttttttttttaaagcccaaATGCTTCAGTCTATTATAGCGTCTATTATAGTACCTTTTTTAGCACCTGCTTTCTTACTATTTGCTGACAGGTAATGagttcagtgcaaaaaaaatgaatgtcgGATAAatcatttgtcattttatatcatttttttcgTTCATTAAAGCTAAACGCTTGCTCTTAAATCGCTGATAAGCTTTTTCTATTGATGATCATATTTCAGTCTCGTGACTGCCGGTGATGGTGGAAGCctacacactacaatacactcaGTCTGCTCtgtgatttattaataatgaaacaaCACGCCTTCTCTTTCCAGAGCCAGTACTCTAGCTTTAATATCCCAGTCGTTTGGAGCTGAAGAATAGAAACATCTGAGACATTTCTGAGACATTCTTCATGTTCAGTTTAAATAGTCAATGCTAATAATGTTGTTTTTACTATATAGTGtttttattactaaaataatattgcatgataattttacagtaccgtaaatgtattgtattttttattttcttttggaaaagccgtgtatatatatatatatatatatatatatatatatatatatatatatatatattgaacaAAGTGGTCATTTTTACTCTATGGGGTTGGACGCTGgtgattatttgtttgtttgtttgtttgtttgtttgtttgtttgtttggtgtttaTTACTACGCTGAATTATCAACGTTAGGcttatttatagttatttacaGTATGTCCGCTTTTGAGATTAAGATCTGTAAAATATGACGCTGCTCTCATTCCATAATAATCATCAGCATGATCATTTTAGCTAAACCAGTTCAGTCCTAAACACCAGCAGCAGAACTTCCATCAGGAGAAATCATCAATCAGACGAGTGCAAACGACCACAAAGCTTCATTCAGGGGAATGTAGGAGCTGCTGGTGTTTAGGACTGAGCTGGTTTAGCTAAAATCATGGAAGTACCTGTAGTTGGGGGcatttactaaaaataaatgctaaGATGGGCATTTATACTGGAATAGAGTGTAAATCTAGTCCAGGCCTGcagattttagtttttttttaaccctaacTCTTATATTTAATGGCACAAAGAACTCTATTTAGTGTAGGCTATGGCGTTTATAGCACGATTTAGATGCCCTAACAGTCAAATCAATAGACCACAACaagatttaacacacacacacacacacacacacacacacacacacacacacacacaccacagacacaggGAAAAAAATTGCCTAAAGCATACTAAAATAAATTGCGCCCACTTCTtactgattatttaaaaaaaacacatttcccaAAATATAATATCTGCTAAACAACACAATAATGATCTCtataaacaaaacagacaatgcaaattttttttttcaaacattaactcgtttatttaatgattttatgCCTCTTTTATTAGCAATCTTTTATATACCTGTATATCAATCTGTTTAAAATGGTTTCTGTTAAAGTATCTCTCTTTATCTCAAACTCTTCTCACATAATTTGTCTCTTATTTATACTtgtatgttgtttttctttttatatttataatatatttatatgcaacATCCCCTGGAGAAACAAAACGAACGAACAAATAAAATACTCTTTTTTGAAGGCAGTGAAACGAGATGCCTTGGCAACATCAGATAGCAGCTTAGAGCTAGCTAActtctcctcatcctcttcatccAGCCGGTAaaacctccttctcctcctcctcctcctcctccaccagaCCGTGCTACGATAGCCCTACGGCCAAAACTGCATACTACTGTACTACACGGGAGTTTGCTTACTGCGCATGCGTGAAATAATAACCTACGCAGTGGTGCACTGGTTTGACATGctgaccttgtttttttttacaaacacataattgtgcaaaataaaaaaaatgacacgaaacagaaataaagaaaaattgatATCCACCACTGCAATTCTAATCTTAATCCTTATACCTGAAAATACAAGTGTCCCGTATGTAGCCTATACGTAATCTACTTGTAGTATGACGTCATTACATTCAACTGCGCATtctacatttgcaaaaaaaaaaaatatatatatatatatatatatatatatatatatatatatatatatatatatatatatatatatatattctttattttttgtacgGTGGTATGCGGTTTTGGGCGTATCACTGAGTTCTGTGCTATTTATCCTAACCTATGCCCCTCcccttttaaatacattttgtaaaaaataaagaaataaatcttgGAATGGTTGAAACACTGATCAACAGTCTAATCATTCaccattagtttttttttctcgctaCATTTGTTTAACATTTCCCCAATTCCCTCCCATTATACATTCACTCGTCCATCCGTCAAAACAATACCAGCTTACAGTGCATGAAAACAACCAGCCACCAGTTTCTGTATATAGGATACATGAATGATAACTGGGACAGTATTCATTAACTGCTCGCTGCATCAGCCTTTTTGACTGGACTATCCATTTAAATGCCTGAAATCATTCCtgaggttttattattattattattattggtattatttTCAATCTATTATTAGACATGCTAATCaaattattgtattgtaatttcCCCACCTATCTTTTTCCCTTCGTTGTCGATTCAGCACTGATTAAACATCACACAGGCCATTTTTCCATCACAACAACATGATCCTGGTGATaaaaatgtggcaaaaaaaaaaaaaaaaccaaataaaaaaaaagcaaacaaaaaaaaaaatccaaagattggacaaaaaaaacaaaaaaacaagaacaccTCCTTCCAGTGGAAACTGAGACGCTGAGTGTAATTTGGCTCGtggtgtgtttcagtgtgtgtgtgtgtgtgtgtgtgtgtgtgtgtgtgtgtgtgtgtgtgtgtgtgtcgggatATTTATTTCTCTATGCATGATAGATTAGATGATCAGATAAGCCTACAGCAATAATTACTTCGTTGCAGGCGTTAATGTAATTCCACAAATTGATCATCAAAAAAAATGACCGTGATTTTCAATCGACATCTGTTACATATTTGATGAAGTGGACTCCCAGGTCAGGCATGATGGAGCATTCCCTGAAGACGCCTTATTGCCAGAGTCTACAGCAACATCAAGTCGTCTTCTCCGAATGAAGCGCTGTAATAAATCCATTTGGCTGGAGATGATTTCTGATCGTCATATTTTAggctattattttttattattagtagtattattttttttttactttttgtgtcTTTGTATGGTCGTGGTGATTGAgcacttgttttgtttgttgttgtcttCTTCTTgcaccccccccccctcccccaacCCTCCCCATCCCCACCCAAGGTTTCccgttttcttcttttcatgtGCGCTAAAAATGTCTTTTGCTCTTCTCGGGTTGGTGTTGGCCGCTAAAACTGGATCCATGTGAGCAGGGCGGAGAGGGAGCTGAGCAGCAGGGTGAGCCCAGGTGGAGAAGCTGATGGTGTGCTCGCACCGTTTCCTCCAGCGCACAGTTCAAACAAACTGCCTTTAAACTCCAGGTTTCTGGACTCCTTCTTGAGTTTCTCCCACAGCTCCGTCGCTCCCTCCTGGCAGTCCGCCAGCGCTGTGGTAGCACACGAGTGGAAGTCATCCCAATATCTGTGGAAAATCAATGTTTCATCAACGTCAGAGCCTCAATAACTCAAAACATAcaccactttctttctttctttctttctttctttctttctttctttctttctttctttctttctttctgagaTCAATAGAGACGCTTAGATCAATAGAGAGATTTTAATATATGTACAAAActtatgtttgtttatatatatatatatatatatatatatatatatatatatatatatatatatatatatatatatataattgttattattatattataccaATGAATGGCATGTTAGGCGaagcaaatatatttttataaaattctaTATTAATACCAAGCAAATTAATAActgttaataatattttattccaGGCCAGGCATCACATAGCTAGGACCCCATTATATCCataatattttctataaatCTATTCCCAAGGTTTGATCTAATTGGGTGTTttataaggccattttcaaAATCACGTGCCAACACGAAAGAGCATCattgaaaaagagaaatgaagatgATGAAACAGAGATGTCAGTAAATGCAGTGATCATCTGAAGCATGGTGTAGGTTTAATCACTTTATGATTTCTAATCCATTGTCACTGATCCACTAATTTACTCTATAAATCTAAAAAGTATATGTTTCCCACTTATAAATTACTGACAATGAGAAAATCTACTCGTGCAATAATTTCTCCATTCAGGAATAAAGTCATGTTTAATGTTGCCTATACAATCGATCAAATATCCAACAGATTtggtttcgtttttttttttattattctgtgaTGTATGTCCTTGTGTAAACCAGGAGAAAGTGGGAAACCCAAGCTGTAGTAATTCAACAGTGGAAGCCCGCAGGGAAAAATCATAACATGTGACTACagcccctcctctctctctctctctctctctctctctctctctctctttctttctttctctttttttctctctctctcactaccTCAGTGGTGACACACACCGCTCTTCTGATTGCTAAATCCCTGTTTGAATAGCTCTCTAACAGTAAGACCAGCCATTTTTACACAAGCTCTTTCGCCTTTAATTGGTCAGTATGATGAACCTCGGATGGCTGTATTTACGTGATTTTGATGACGGAGGAGTGGAGTTAAACAAGCCACCCGACCCCCACCACCCTTTCCTAAGCCATCTGGCTCcttgcagacacacacacacacacacacacacacacacacacacacacacacacacacacatttacgcccttacgcacgcacgcacgcacgcacgcacacacatgcgctCTTACGCACGCATCCCCACGACAGGAGCGTGTTCAAAATCACGGACGAGATGCTTGGAAAATGTGACCCTTACGTGCAGATGGTTTGCAGATTCTCCTTCTCGTCTAGTTCTTGTGGATAGCTGGCCATGTTCTCTCCCAGCTGAAGCAGGCAGTTTGAGAAGCCCTTAAACACGGTGTCACATTTCCCCACCGCTCCAACCGTCTGGAGTAAATATGCTGCAACAAGAGGAGGACTTTTATATCAAAGCTCAAATGTTTACTCATGGTGGAAAGAGGGGCTGAATAACATCCTTCTGTAGACAGGTTCATATGGTCCGTTtgaataaacatgtatttttcattgttttttgatTTTTGCAATTAAACACgggtttgtatttttatttattagcctTTATCAGATTAAACCACTTTAATTATCTTTATTATAGTTGTTTAATTCATGAATATGTTGCTGGAGTCCTTCTGTTCTGTTCGACTGAAGCCATGTTGCATATGAAACTGTTCCTTGCTGAAATTATTTCATCATTTCTGCGCGGGAGGTGGAGAGAGGAAGGGAGgaatggatagacagatagatgaaGTAATGCACTTGGCTGGGAGGAACCggggtgtgtgtttctgcagtgTATGTGGCATTGTGTGAGATGGAtcctaaataatatttttgtctttttgcgCACAAGCTACCTTacctttagtttttttattattattattattattattattattattattattattattattattattattattataagaccaatattaataacattaataatattaattaatattgtaattattattattacttattattattgtaataatagaagtagtagtagtaatagttctTATTTATAGTATTGACttgatttattgtaattttatataatgtgaCACTGTTTATTAAATCTCACTTGATCAAATTGTAACCACAATCCATGTAGATAAGTACATATtactacaaaaataataaataaataaaaataaaacggaGACTGGCTCATAAAGAGCACATGTGAACcaaagattataataataattataagaaaaataatagtagtagtagtagtagtagtaataataataataataataataataataataataataataattattattattataattattatagcatccttttatttgtacttttgtacttttgtagTTTAATACAATCAGTAGCTTTGCTCATTTGTACTATAAGCAATCACACACGTGTTCCTCTACTCCAGTGTTGCATAACTCAAAGAGCCCTAATGAACCTGAACTTTGTTCTCCAGATAACTCTTAACCTTACATTACAGCAGTTATATGCAACCCTGATAAGACGCGTAATAACGCAATCACTATGCATTGTTAAATATGTCAATCTATAGGCTTCAGATGCATCTATATATTTAAAGAGAGATGTAAAGGCTAAATCCAGAGTGAAAATCTTTTCTCTAGATGTATCCTGCTGATCCAGATGGACTGCGCATGGTGCACATGGTCCATTTGTTCTCGGTTCTTGTTAGATCATTAACCAGCTACGATTCCTTCAGTAGTAGGTGCTGACTTAAAAATGGCGACGACAAATCGCTCCATCTGCGCTGATTTATCTACAGTAGACGCGCGTGATAACACCATCAAGCGTCGATTGTGCCTACATCTATTTGCGAGATGTTCGATTTTTGGGGGGGAtttctgtaaagaaaataataataaaaccatgATGAAACTATTGTCTAACGTAGCAATTTCGATATCTGCTATTTCTTTCATTGCTTCCCAtgctttctcttacacacatcACTGCAATAAGAGCGTGTACCTGCGAAACGCACCTTTTTGTTCTTATACGCATTTAATCCATCGCACGTCTATATATAGTAGCGTCTGAAATAGATTCTGATGGTCACGACAAGCTCGTCGGAGTAAAAACCAGTGCAGCTTGAGCTTAGAGGaaaagggaggaggaggaggaggaggaggaagagaatgaggaagagaagaagcaGTAataggagaaagaggaggaggtggagaatGGTGAATTCATGCACTTGAACTGGGTTACTGTCCTGCTGCAGTTCACACATGATCAGACATGAACACTTTCTAATGGTTACTTCATAACGAATGCACAATGTTGTTCCAACCTATAAAAGTTACTGAACACGAAATCCGTGCTGTTTCACGTGCATATTTATATAGCCTAGATACTTGCACCTGTGCAGAAACACGTGAGTCTTTATCCGAGTAACTATAactagattattattattattattattattattattattattattattattattattaattattattttctaaatgcacgaaattaatttagatttttttgtttggttattattattttttccccttcggACGGGGTGTAAATAATTTGTCCTGATAGGATTATTTTTCCTTGTGTTTGAGGACCGGATCAGATACTACTGAACAGGATGACACAAGAATGCGCACTGGACATCCGGTTTCACACTCCATCcattcctctctttttttcccctctcacaTTGTTGGCCTAATTAACAACCAAGggctagtaaataaaaaataaaaaaacacagctaaTCAGTGTTTCCTTGAAAGGTTGCATATTTCCAAAGATGAGATGCGCACATCATTTAGCGTGCGTGCGCAATTTCTTTTAGCGAGAATAATGTCCttttgtgtgcatgcatgcaagAAATCTTAAGGACATGCATGCATAGATTTTATTGACTGTAAGAACAGGTCGCAAAGGACAAACATCtttctcatgcacacacacacacacacacacacacaaagaaagctTTGTGTAAACACTCACCTATTTGAACAGCAAGCACCAGTGAGATGTATCTTCCGGACAAAGTTAATCCCATCCTACGGGAGGTAAAACCATGAGAGTGTGCCAACCTTTAGATAGTTGTACAAGAAAAAGATTGCGAAAACTGAACGCTGGACATAGCcgattgcttcgagtggcaagtCAAggactctttctctttctttctttctttctcctttttttggaGCCCGTTGCCTTTTTTACGTGCACAGTGGAGCGGACTGAAATGGTGCACCCCGTTAAAGGAGTGCggtaatctctctctctctctctctctctctctctctctctctcacggtGCTTCACGCCCACATGGCGTGGTTGACGTAAATGTCCCCCGTCGGACTCCCCGCATCTTCGTTTTCTCATTTGCTAGACAAGGCTGACCCCACtccccctctcctcctcctcctcctccctaaGCAAAAGTGAAGGGGAATGACTTCCCCTCGTACCATCCGAAAAGCACACCGACCTGCCGTGTAGACCACCGTGACCGCACACCCACCACTTGACAGACCTTCAAGGCTCCTTCGAAATCCTATAAAACACTCCTGCCTGCTATACTGTATGTCTATACccctcaaataaataaataaataaataaacttcaccaATAGGAATGTCAGGTGGCAGATAACAGGACTGCAGCATCAGTACATGCTTTAGGACGTGTCCTGTATAAGTAAAACATCTGGAGTTGCATCAGAGAGGCTGCATCCCAAACCGCACATTTCTCTTCTTTAAAACAGATTTGGAACGGATGAAAAAAAGGACATTTCTGGAAGTGTATGAACAGTAAAATACATTATAGTTCACCTGTATTTCAAATGATGGTGCATTTAATCACATACCTTGTCTTgatttttctccaaaaaaagCACCCAGTGCACCTTTATAACAAACCTGAAATAGATTTCCGTATTTTAagctattttattttgtatttttcttcattaatcTATAGTATCTATAGTTAAAATACTATAGTACACGCTATAAAGTTGGGATGTCGCGTATCAAATGTGAGTCAGAACGTCTTAGATTTGGGTGGCGTTCTTATGAATGGAGGTGACGTCACCCTTCATGCTCAGGCTGTTacattgaataaatataatctacTACAACAAGCATCACTGTTCTCAGGGTCATTTAGACAGATTATGTTGAACACGATTTTATGCGTACATGTGTGTTTTAATAGCCCATGGTATAGCATGTGGTATtgggtataaataaaaaaagttttcccGGTTTTCCCGAGCCAATGGAAAACCCCTCCCTGGTGCTGAGGGAGCACCGGGTATCCGAGATCCCCATCAGACTCCACAGAATACTCCATGTTTCTGGTTCACGCGTCTCTGCTAAGTAATTAAGCAGgggtattatttatattcatttagaaTTAAGTCTGTGCTGAAATATTGTCATGATTCAGGCCTGAGGACTGAGATCTATTATATTTAGGCTCATAATCATGCTTATATAAAttctaatcattttttaaatcatgaattattattattattattattaaaattagtcTAATAATTGTTTggcagttttatgttttaaataacattacattGCATAACATTGCTTCAGATTGCAAACTTTCAGTATTGAATTGGAACATTCTAGGTTGCCAGGTCCACGAAAACGCAATCCCAAATTTCATTTCTGTTCACAAGTCTGTATTTTCTCATCCACATGATTGAAAATTTAACTGGGTTTATTTGGCTGCAGGTTGTAATCAGTTGTAATCATTTGTAAAGATTATTTGTAATTCTGCTGAACAGTTGAACAaagctttaattattattattattatactttaattataattacatgGAGGATTTTACTCATGATAAGGCAACCAATGCACAATTAGGGCGAGCTGTTTGAAAGGAGACTTTTTATGTAAATCCTTTACCTTTTTACAGCAACATGCTgaaacttaaaaaacaaaaaactggcATGGAAATTTCATCCATCACCACACACCCTAAATAGGACTTCCTCATGCCGGAAGGGTTACTGCAGCATTGCATATGCTTggtcatatttatattatatggtGGGAGGGGAAAAGGGGGTTGCTGCTTATATTAGACGTGTCGTATGGTTTATTGTGCGTTCATGTGCTCCGTGATAACGCCCTCTCGTGGCAAGTGTTTGCTATGACAACGTTCACCTGTTTGTCTTGGTGATTATGTCAAATCACTGGGCTCACCATGACAAGCATTTCTCACCCAAATTGTTGTAAATTGATATGGTATGGAGTGTGAAAGATATATATCATGTCAGGTATGAGCTTGTCAAACTCAGCGGATAGAAAGAAGGACTTTCCTTTACTAAGTTCAGACAGCATGACAAAAACTAGGGCTGTTGTGTAAGGGAGCTCCTTTTTAATAGGTGgaggatgtgtgtattttccACATCAGTCATGGAATTGCCTGAGTAGGTTTTCGTGGATGACTCATTCAGGTGATTGCGAAACAGACAGGAAGAGAGGAGGTGGGGAGAAAATAAGGGAGGGGGAATTCCAGTAGTGAAGACACAGCAGTCTGGGCCTGGAGCTGTCTAAAACCAGCCATATCTCATTAATATGGAAGAATTGGTCCAAATGAAAAAAGGTACCTCTTGCGTCAGAGGAGGAGTTTTCCCCATGCCACTGCGCCAACAGGAGGGAGAGCGAGTGTGTCCTGGAATTAcctcagaaagaaagagatagacagaggaGAGGGAAAGAAGCAGGCTGAAAGATGATGACTGAAATACTCAATAGCAGCATAGTGATGAAAGCTCTAGCATAATCAAGCTATTCGATTTTGATGAGTTATATAATCCTCCAGACATCATCGAGTGCAAAGAAATTTGTGATGCAGAGAACGATATTCGTAAGACTCAAGGACAAATGAAGGGCACTAGCGCAGCAATCTCTTTCCATACATCTGTTTCTCATTAGGAAATCCATATGAAAATAAGAGCAGATACGAATGGGTATATTTTTAAGACTttagatcagtgtgtgtttgtgtaaacactgtatatcctgcacttgctgctgTTGCACATCTGGTTAgacctaaactgcatttcgttgcattgtacttgtacatgtgtaatgacaataaagttgaatctaatctaatctaatctaatctaatctaatctaatctaatctaataatataaattagaaTAAATGGCGAAGCAgctttatgtttttgtgtacaGATAAAGAAATATATGACAACAAATCATTTTGATTACAATTCTGATGAATAAAAAtagcataataaaatatataaaatatttctttaaaaaatcattatttatgtttttcacagttttttattatttattaaaatttcagTGAATTTTACATGttgaattgtattattttgaCTACCTCGTatctttttatgcattttattattactattattattattattattattattattattattattattaatatttctatcgttattttaatattttaaagtcaAAAGATCTTGAGGATTTTTGCGAGAACTTTCAGGTCAAGTCTTAAAATCGTCATTTCTAACACTGTCTAGATATCATGAC belongs to Silurus meridionalis isolate SWU-2019-XX chromosome 4, ASM1480568v1, whole genome shotgun sequence and includes:
- the nrn1a gene encoding neuritin, coding for MGLTLSGRYISLVLAVQIAYLLQTVGAVGKCDTVFKGFSNCLLQLGENMASYPQELDEKENLQTICTYWDDFHSCATTALADCQEGATELWEKLKKESRNLEFKGSLFELCAGGNGASTPSASPPGLTLLLSSLSALLTWIQF